In Agromyces archimandritae, one genomic interval encodes:
- a CDS encoding serine hydrolase domain-containing protein has protein sequence MRSKAPGRRSRIFGAGPPAMNSSTRADMLVDSLQPLLEEGVEQRLFSGASAAVTVDGQPMVMNVGTLAYEDPTAVTDTTLFDLASLTKTVTATVIVRLIERGVIDPDAPVREVLPVGTGEGADRITMRMLLTHTSGLPAAASDWRTVPHPPPGERLPGVLRTPLETLPDAVFRYSCVGFIGAAAVAEAATGTPLADLVRDEVSQPLGLESLAFGPVDPAITAATEERMADGRGVVRGEVHDELNWYLGGRAGNAGLFGNAADVAKFAQSFLDRSLLTSAGHRLMTTQQIRPEHQAEHGHGFGLRIDDRGFMGDIGGYGHTGFTGTSWMVDPVRRTAAALLTNRVHPRREHVDIQPFRRRFAAQLAAVVTPRDEAAHG, from the coding sequence GTGCGCTCGAAGGCACCCGGGCGGCGATCGAGGATCTTCGGGGCCGGACCCCCAGCGATGAATAGCTCGACGCGCGCCGACATGCTCGTGGACTCGCTGCAGCCGCTGCTCGAAGAGGGTGTCGAACAACGGCTCTTCAGCGGTGCCTCGGCGGCCGTGACCGTCGACGGGCAGCCCATGGTGATGAACGTCGGCACCCTGGCGTACGAGGACCCGACCGCCGTCACCGACACGACCCTGTTCGATTTGGCGTCGCTCACGAAAACGGTGACGGCGACGGTCATCGTGCGGCTCATCGAACGTGGCGTGATCGACCCGGATGCACCCGTACGAGAAGTGCTCCCCGTCGGCACCGGGGAAGGAGCCGACCGGATCACCATGCGGATGCTGCTGACGCACACCTCGGGGCTGCCGGCCGCGGCATCCGACTGGCGTACCGTGCCGCATCCTCCGCCGGGCGAGCGTTTGCCCGGGGTGTTGCGCACGCCGCTCGAGACCCTGCCGGACGCGGTGTTCCGCTACTCGTGCGTCGGATTCATCGGCGCGGCAGCAGTCGCGGAAGCGGCGACCGGCACACCGCTCGCCGACCTCGTGCGCGACGAGGTATCGCAGCCGCTCGGGCTTGAATCACTCGCCTTCGGGCCCGTCGACCCGGCGATCACGGCCGCGACGGAAGAACGGATGGCTGACGGTCGGGGAGTGGTGCGCGGCGAAGTGCACGACGAGTTGAATTGGTACCTCGGCGGTCGTGCCGGCAACGCCGGGCTGTTCGGGAACGCCGCAGATGTCGCGAAGTTCGCTCAGAGCTTTCTCGACCGCAGCCTGCTGACCAGCGCCGGGCATCGCCTGATGACGACTCAGCAGATTCGGCCCGAACATCAAGCGGAACACGGCCACGGATTCGGGCTGCGCATCGACGACCGGGGGTTCATGGGCGACATCGGCGGGTACGGCCACACCGGGTTCACGGGCACGTCGTGGATGGTGGACCCCGTGCGGCGGACAGCGGCAGCGCTGCTGACGAACCGGGTGCATCCTCGTCGCGAGCATGTCGACATCCAACCGTTCCGACGCCGGTTCGCCGCGCAGCTTGCCGCGGTCGTCACGCCGAGAGATGAAGCGGCCCATGGCTGA
- a CDS encoding dolichyl-phosphate-mannose--protein mannosyltransferase: MDAAGDAGTREATGAGARTSTPRTEDGEVGIREPDAPDEPRGSGLDRWWARMLSTPGRRRAWTWAGPIAVTLLAGILRFWNLGHPHALVFDETYYVKDAWTLLHLGYEATWPDDANASFEAGDTDVFGSDPSYVVHPPLGKWMIGLGMAAFGAGDAFWWRATTALAGTLAVLILTLVARRLFGQTALAVVAGLLLAVDGHAIVLSRVALLDTWVMFFALLGFWFVLLDRRWSEERLRRRVDAARASGADPGWGPALWARPWVFAAGAAFGATAAVKWSGLYFLAAFGVYLVVVDALARRRAGLPFWASAAILKQGPVTVLLYLPVALVVYLASWTGWFATEGGYDRHWAEDPANAAGGLFAWVPTALQSLWHYHSSAYDYHIGVHSPHPWQAAPWSWLLMIRPTNMYFHTQETPTCGAGSCVESIMGIGNPLIWWAAAAAVLYLVYRLARYREWRVGLILMGLVAGYLPWLMYSERTVFQFYTIAFQPYTILALVFVIGLIVGRPTDPEWRRTRGLATVGVFLTAVLLVTLFFYPVWAAIPVPPLFRQLHFWLPTWG, translated from the coding sequence ATGGATGCTGCGGGGGACGCCGGAACGCGTGAGGCGACCGGAGCCGGCGCCCGGACATCCACCCCCCGAACCGAAGACGGGGAAGTCGGCATCCGCGAACCCGACGCGCCCGACGAACCCCGCGGCAGCGGCCTCGACCGCTGGTGGGCGCGCATGCTGTCCACCCCCGGCCGCCGCCGCGCATGGACGTGGGCCGGGCCCATCGCCGTCACCCTCCTCGCCGGCATCCTGCGGTTCTGGAACCTCGGGCATCCGCACGCCCTCGTCTTCGACGAGACCTACTACGTGAAGGACGCGTGGACCCTCCTCCACCTCGGCTACGAGGCGACCTGGCCCGACGACGCCAACGCCTCCTTCGAAGCCGGCGACACCGACGTGTTCGGCAGCGACCCCTCGTATGTCGTGCATCCGCCGCTCGGCAAATGGATGATCGGCCTCGGCATGGCCGCCTTCGGCGCCGGCGACGCATTCTGGTGGCGTGCGACGACCGCGCTGGCCGGAACACTCGCCGTCCTCATCCTCACCCTCGTCGCCCGCCGTCTCTTCGGGCAGACCGCGCTCGCCGTCGTCGCCGGCCTCCTGCTCGCCGTCGACGGGCACGCGATCGTGCTGTCGCGGGTGGCGCTGCTGGACACCTGGGTGATGTTCTTCGCCCTGCTCGGGTTCTGGTTCGTGCTGCTCGACCGACGATGGTCGGAGGAGCGGCTGCGCCGGCGAGTGGATGCCGCACGAGCCTCAGGGGCCGACCCCGGCTGGGGGCCGGCGCTGTGGGCGAGACCGTGGGTGTTCGCCGCGGGGGCAGCGTTCGGGGCGACGGCGGCGGTGAAATGGTCGGGGCTGTACTTCCTCGCCGCGTTCGGCGTGTACCTGGTGGTGGTGGATGCCCTGGCGCGCCGCCGCGCCGGCCTGCCGTTCTGGGCGTCGGCGGCGATCCTCAAGCAGGGCCCGGTGACCGTGCTGCTGTACCTGCCGGTCGCGCTCGTCGTCTATCTCGCGAGCTGGACGGGATGGTTCGCCACCGAAGGCGGTTACGACCGGCACTGGGCTGAAGACCCGGCGAACGCCGCCGGCGGACTCTTCGCCTGGGTGCCGACGGCGCTGCAGAGCCTCTGGCATTACCACTCGAGCGCATACGACTACCACATCGGCGTGCATTCGCCGCACCCGTGGCAGGCGGCCCCGTGGAGCTGGCTGCTCATGATCCGCCCGACCAACATGTACTTCCACACCCAGGAGACGCCGACATGCGGCGCCGGCAGCTGCGTCGAATCGATCATGGGCATCGGCAACCCGCTCATCTGGTGGGCGGCCGCCGCAGCCGTGCTCTACCTCGTCTACCGCCTCGCCCGCTACCGCGAATGGCGCGTCGGCCTCATCCTGATGGGCCTCGTCGCCGGGTACTTGCCGTGGCTCATGTACTCCGAGCGCACCGTGTTCCAGTTCTACACGATCGCCTTCCAGCCCTACACGATCCTCGCGCTCGTCTTCGTCATCGGCCTCATCGTCGGCCGCCCCACCGACCCCGAATGGCGCCGCACACGCGGCCTCGCCACCGTCGGCGTCTTCCTCACCGCCGTCCTCCTCGTCACCCTCTTCTTCTATCCGGTCTGGGCGGCGATCCCCGTGCCCCCGCTCTTCCGGCAGCTGCACTTCTGGCTGCCGACGTGGGGGTAG
- a CDS encoding TatD family hydrolase, whose protein sequence is MSEAHLRARSDGGRHEYPPSPEPLPVAVYDNHTHLEIADGALPIDAAEHLARAEAVGVAGVVQVGTDLATSRWSAELAAADARVLAAVALHPNDAPGLEASSALDEHLAGIDELAARPRVRAVGETGLDFFRTDDEGRPAQFRSFEAHIDIARRHGLALQIHDRDAHDDVVATLRRVGAPERTVFHCFSGGEELARIAADAGWYCSFAGNVTFKNAENLREALRILPRELIMVETDAPYLTPTPLRGRPNAPYLVPHTVRFMAEVLGADLAELCTQLAANTVAVYGSWQDEAVDGSTGGASGA, encoded by the coding sequence GTGAGCGAGGCACACCTCCGCGCCCGCTCCGACGGGGGCAGGCACGAGTACCCGCCGTCGCCCGAGCCGCTGCCGGTGGCCGTCTACGACAACCACACGCACCTCGAGATCGCCGACGGCGCCCTGCCCATCGACGCCGCCGAGCACCTCGCGCGCGCCGAAGCGGTCGGCGTCGCCGGTGTCGTGCAGGTCGGCACCGACCTCGCCACGAGCCGTTGGTCGGCCGAACTGGCCGCCGCCGACGCCCGCGTGCTCGCCGCCGTCGCTCTGCACCCGAACGACGCGCCCGGCCTCGAAGCATCCAGCGCCCTCGACGAACACCTCGCCGGCATCGACGAGCTCGCCGCCCGCCCACGGGTGCGCGCCGTCGGCGAGACGGGGCTCGACTTCTTCCGCACCGACGACGAGGGCCGCCCCGCCCAGTTCCGCTCCTTCGAAGCGCATATCGACATCGCCAGGCGGCACGGCCTGGCCCTGCAGATCCACGACCGCGACGCGCACGACGACGTCGTGGCGACCCTGCGCCGGGTCGGGGCGCCGGAGCGCACCGTGTTCCACTGCTTCTCGGGCGGCGAAGAGCTCGCCCGGATCGCGGCGGATGCCGGCTGGTACTGCTCATTCGCAGGCAACGTCACGTTCAAGAACGCCGAGAACCTCCGCGAAGCGCTCCGCATCCTGCCGCGGGAGCTCATCATGGTCGAGACCGACGCCCCCTACCTCACGCCGACGCCGCTGCGGGGGCGCCCGAACGCGCCCTACCTCGTACCGCACACCGTGCGGTTCATGGCCGAGGTGCTCGGCGCCGACCTCGCCGAACTGTGCACGCAGCTCGCGGCGAACACCGTCGCCGTGTACGGCTCATGGCAGGATGAGGCCGTGGACGGGTCGACCGGCGGGGCGAGCGGGGCATGA
- the metG gene encoding methionine--tRNA ligase, producing MADGSSFYITTPIFYVNDVPHIGHAYTEVATDVLARWHRQAGDDTWMLTGTDEHGQKILRTATANGVTPKEWADKLVADAWIPLLETVDVANDDFIRTTDERHERNVQKFLQKLYDDGHIYAGEYEGFYCVGCEEYKQESELVAGTGEYEGQLVCAIHSKPVELLHEKNYFFRTSAFAERLLELYETRPDFVQPESARNEVLGWVRAGLADLSISRSTFDWGVKVPWDESHVVYVWFDALLNYITAAGYGEDEEQFARRWPAQHIVGKDILRFHAVIWPAMLMAAGLEVPRGVFGHGWLLVGGEKMSKSKLTGIAPEQITETFGSDAFRYYFMRAIHFGQDGSFSWEDLAARYQAELANGFGNLASRVIAMITRYCDGVVPAAGALEPADERIRAVERAATERSWAAVGGLHIDEAIAEVWQLVDALNGYLTEQEPWALAKDPAKRERLGTVLATAYRGLGTLAVLLSPVAPKATAKLWTALGAPGAVADARIDRADHAVLGERVAPLEALFPRIESGE from the coding sequence ATGGCCGACGGCTCCTCGTTCTACATCACCACGCCCATCTTCTACGTCAACGACGTGCCCCACATCGGGCACGCGTACACGGAGGTGGCGACCGACGTGCTCGCACGCTGGCACCGCCAGGCGGGCGACGACACCTGGATGCTGACGGGGACCGACGAGCACGGCCAGAAGATCCTGCGCACGGCGACCGCGAACGGCGTCACGCCGAAGGAGTGGGCCGACAAGCTCGTGGCGGATGCGTGGATCCCGCTGCTCGAGACCGTCGACGTCGCCAACGACGACTTCATCCGCACCACCGACGAACGTCATGAGCGGAACGTGCAGAAGTTCCTGCAGAAGCTCTACGACGACGGCCACATCTACGCCGGCGAATACGAGGGCTTCTACTGCGTCGGCTGCGAGGAGTACAAGCAGGAGTCCGAGCTCGTCGCCGGCACCGGCGAGTACGAGGGTCAGCTCGTGTGCGCGATCCACTCGAAGCCCGTCGAACTGCTGCACGAGAAGAACTACTTCTTCCGCACCTCGGCCTTCGCCGAACGCCTGCTCGAGCTCTACGAGACCCGCCCCGACTTCGTCCAGCCCGAGTCGGCCCGCAACGAGGTGCTCGGCTGGGTGCGCGCGGGCCTTGCGGACCTGTCGATCTCGCGCTCGACCTTCGACTGGGGCGTCAAGGTGCCCTGGGACGAGTCGCACGTCGTCTACGTCTGGTTCGACGCGCTGCTGAACTACATCACCGCCGCCGGCTACGGCGAGGACGAGGAGCAGTTCGCCAGGCGCTGGCCGGCGCAGCACATCGTCGGCAAAGACATCCTGCGCTTCCACGCCGTCATCTGGCCGGCGATGCTCATGGCCGCCGGCCTCGAGGTGCCCCGCGGCGTCTTCGGGCACGGCTGGCTGCTCGTCGGCGGCGAGAAGATGTCGAAATCGAAGCTCACCGGCATCGCCCCCGAGCAGATCACCGAGACCTTCGGCTCCGATGCGTTCCGCTATTACTTCATGCGCGCGATCCACTTCGGCCAGGACGGCTCGTTCTCGTGGGAGGATCTCGCGGCCCGCTACCAGGCGGAGCTCGCCAACGGCTTCGGCAACCTCGCCTCGCGCGTGATCGCGATGATCACCCGCTACTGCGACGGCGTCGTGCCGGCCGCCGGGGCCCTCGAGCCTGCCGACGAGCGGATCCGCGCCGTCGAGCGTGCCGCGACCGAGCGGTCGTGGGCGGCCGTCGGCGGCCTGCACATCGACGAGGCCATCGCCGAGGTGTGGCAGCTGGTGGATGCCCTGAACGGCTACCTCACCGAGCAGGAGCCGTGGGCGCTCGCGAAGGACCCGGCGAAGCGCGAACGGCTCGGGACCGTGCTCGCGACCGCGTACCGCGGGCTCGGCACGCTCGCCGTGCTGCTCTCGCCGGTCGCGCCGAAGGCGACCGCGAAGCTGTGGACGGCGCTCGGCGCCCCCGGGGCCGTCGCGGACGCCCGCATCGACCGCGCCGACCACGCCGTGCTCGGCGAGCGCGTCGCCCCCCTCGAGGCGCTGTTCCCGCGCATCGAATCCGGGGAGTGA
- the rsmA gene encoding 16S rRNA (adenine(1518)-N(6)/adenine(1519)-N(6))-dimethyltransferase RsmA: MSGYRPDADAGGGEPAASTPRLLGPAEIRDLAELLGVTPTKKLGQNFVHDANTVRRIVQAAGVEPGETVLEIGPGLGSLTLGLLETGARVIAVEIDRRLAEQLPRTVELMQPGASLTVVAEDALKVRELPGEPVRLVANLPYNVSVPVLLHLLEHVPSLASGIVMVQAEVGHRLAAAPGSKVYGAPSVKAAWYADWRTAGQVSRQVFWPVPNVDSVLVAFERHDPPGTETERAATFALVDAAFQQRRKMLRQSLSGRLGGTTASAAAVLESAGIDPAARGEQLTVADFLAIARAHLGSGPAGVQLPPPAASS, translated from the coding sequence ATGAGCGGGTACCGGCCCGATGCGGACGCCGGCGGCGGCGAGCCCGCGGCATCCACTCCGCGCCTGCTCGGCCCGGCCGAGATCCGCGACCTCGCCGAACTCCTCGGCGTCACCCCGACGAAGAAGCTCGGGCAGAACTTCGTACACGACGCCAACACGGTCCGCCGCATCGTGCAGGCTGCCGGCGTCGAGCCGGGCGAAACGGTGCTCGAGATCGGCCCCGGGCTCGGATCCCTCACCCTCGGACTGCTGGAGACCGGCGCACGCGTCATCGCCGTCGAGATCGACCGGCGCCTCGCCGAACAGCTGCCGCGCACCGTCGAGCTCATGCAGCCGGGCGCTTCGCTCACCGTCGTCGCCGAGGACGCGCTGAAGGTGCGGGAGCTGCCGGGCGAGCCCGTCCGTCTCGTCGCGAACCTGCCGTACAACGTCTCCGTCCCCGTGCTGCTGCACCTGCTGGAACACGTCCCCTCGCTCGCGAGCGGCATCGTCATGGTGCAGGCCGAAGTCGGGCACCGCCTGGCCGCGGCACCCGGCTCGAAGGTCTACGGTGCACCGAGCGTCAAGGCCGCCTGGTACGCCGACTGGCGCACCGCCGGGCAGGTGTCCCGCCAGGTGTTCTGGCCGGTGCCGAATGTCGACTCGGTGCTCGTCGCCTTCGAACGCCACGACCCGCCCGGCACCGAGACCGAACGGGCCGCGACCTTCGCCCTCGTCGACGCCGCCTTCCAGCAGCGCCGCAAGATGCTCCGCCAATCGCTCTCCGGCAGGCTCGGCGGCACCACGGCATCCGCCGCCGCCGTGCTCGAATCGGCCGGCATCGACCCGGCCGCCCGCGGCGAACAGCTGACCGTCGCCGACTTCCTCGCCATCGCCCGGGCGCACCTGGGATCCGGTCCGGCAGGGGTCCAGCTCCCGCCGCCCGCGGCGAGCAGCTGA
- a CDS encoding GNAT family N-acetyltransferase, whose translation MRTAASGEDATGQLPDDSLWANIYALPYAARHPDLTFVVTDDRDEPIGYVLGTDDTDAFERWFAAEYWPAVAHRWPERGNAEDEVDLSAEQAKEARLVGIASGIGSHASPHATRYPAHLHIDLLPQAQGSGWGRKLIDALADALRERGVPGIHLGVGVNNANAIAFYQHLGFVPLNDDSTALGYDLTVAE comes from the coding sequence GTGAGAACCGCGGCGTCGGGCGAAGACGCGACGGGGCAGCTGCCGGACGACTCGCTCTGGGCCAACATCTATGCGCTGCCATACGCGGCGCGGCACCCCGACCTGACATTCGTCGTCACCGATGACCGCGACGAGCCGATCGGTTACGTGCTCGGAACGGACGACACGGATGCGTTCGAACGGTGGTTCGCGGCGGAGTACTGGCCGGCCGTGGCGCACCGGTGGCCGGAGCGCGGGAACGCCGAAGACGAGGTCGATCTCAGCGCAGAGCAGGCGAAGGAAGCACGGCTGGTGGGCATCGCGTCCGGGATCGGCTCGCACGCATCGCCGCACGCGACGAGGTACCCCGCGCACTTGCACATCGACCTTCTGCCGCAAGCACAGGGCTCCGGATGGGGGCGGAAACTCATCGACGCACTCGCCGACGCGCTCCGTGAACGCGGCGTGCCCGGCATCCACCTCGGCGTCGGCGTGAACAACGCGAACGCGATCGCCTTCTACCAGCACCTCGGCTTCGTGCCCCTCAACGACGACTCAACCGCTCTCGGCTACGACCTGACCGTGGCCGAATAG
- a CDS encoding type II toxin-antitoxin system Phd/YefM family antitoxin, which yields MSLPHDLSQRDLRMRSREIMDAVERGEGFTVTRDGRGIAELIPLRRRREFVPAARLLAAWRGAAAPDPDRFRADLDAASDHTVDDPYAR from the coding sequence ATGAGCCTGCCGCACGACCTCAGCCAGCGCGACCTGCGCATGCGCTCGCGCGAGATCATGGACGCCGTCGAACGCGGCGAGGGCTTCACCGTCACCCGCGACGGCCGCGGCATCGCCGAACTCATCCCGCTGCGCCGGCGACGCGAGTTCGTGCCGGCCGCGCGACTCCTCGCCGCCTGGCGCGGCGCCGCCGCCCCCGATCCCGACCGGTTCCGCGCCGACCTCGACGCCGCGAGCGACCACACCGTCGACGACCCCTATGCCCGCTGA
- a CDS encoding type II toxin-antitoxin system VapC family toxin → MPADGTRSARIPRGLLDTNILIHLARLDQTVLPDEASVSAITFAELAAGIHATDDALERAARLDVLQRAEAVFEPLPFDAEAARSYGQVIAAVRNAGRSPRARVAEQMIAAIAASRGLPLYTTNVEDFLGLAHLLRVVPVGRPSD, encoded by the coding sequence ATGCCCGCTGACGGCACGCGCTCGGCCCGCATCCCGCGGGGCCTCCTCGACACGAACATCCTCATCCACCTCGCCCGGCTCGACCAGACCGTGCTGCCCGACGAGGCCTCCGTCAGCGCGATCACCTTCGCCGAACTCGCCGCCGGCATCCACGCCACCGACGACGCGCTCGAACGCGCCGCGCGCCTCGACGTCCTGCAACGCGCCGAGGCCGTCTTCGAACCGCTGCCGTTCGATGCCGAAGCCGCCCGCTCGTACGGACAGGTCATCGCCGCCGTGCGGAACGCCGGCCGTTCGCCGCGCGCTCGCGTCGCCGAGCAGATGATCGCCGCGATCGCCGCCTCACGCGGGCTGCCGCTCTACACGACGAACGTCGAGGACTTCCTCGGGCTCGCCCACCTGCTGCGGGTCGTTCCGGTCGGGCGGCCGAGCGATTGA
- a CDS encoding SDR family NAD(P)-dependent oxidoreductase, with amino-acid sequence MPPCSTDRRARASVGWPHVRALAASGTEVLVPVRNREKRERAAAGIRSSAPEARIALADLDLARLDSVRAFAGGPHEPVGLLVLNAGVVTAGEHGASTTADGFDLAMQTNFLGHAELVLGMLPRLREAGTRVVVQSSLAAAFGRIPGRRLASGADAAARSLRGYRRSKIALARTRAVRRLRRSGGGPVRLGVRRADPRRLNPRPTRGRLDSRARAEENRSGTRGRGSEMARAVRFSEFGGVETLEVVEVPDPQPGEGEAIVEVVATGLNPVEMSIRSGAHPSRWPVEFPAAQGRDLAGIVREVADDVDRFEPGDEVLGWVDRGAQATLVAVPVGQLVPKPKELPWEVAGSVYVAGTTAWAAIDTAAPGPGDTVVVTAAAGGVGCLTAQLALERGARVIGTSAEERLDFLQQFGIEALAYGSDLERRIRDLAPGGVSAFFDFLGGQADIALGLGVPPARVLTITDWDAVEEHGVTKLYAGDRIALERVTARLAAHRLQLPIADVFPLDRVQDAYRALEKRSAAGKIVLGMDLVDYPGQRVQGVDIKEQDATLGTLTPHERLRSEEAVPAAIGDGSVRRRHREERERDEESER; translated from the coding sequence GTGCCACCGTGTAGCACGGATCGCCGTGCGCGGGCATCCGTAGGCTGGCCGCATGTGCGCGCGCTCGCCGCGAGCGGCACCGAGGTGCTCGTGCCCGTGCGGAACCGGGAGAAGAGGGAGCGGGCGGCAGCCGGCATCCGCTCATCGGCCCCGGAGGCCCGCATCGCCCTCGCCGACCTCGATCTCGCCCGCCTCGACTCGGTGCGGGCGTTCGCCGGCGGGCCGCACGAGCCCGTCGGCCTCCTGGTGCTGAACGCCGGCGTCGTCACCGCGGGCGAGCACGGCGCCAGCACCACCGCCGACGGCTTCGACCTCGCGATGCAGACGAACTTCCTCGGCCACGCGGAGCTCGTGCTCGGGATGCTGCCGCGGCTCCGCGAGGCGGGCACACGGGTCGTGGTGCAGTCGAGCCTCGCGGCGGCGTTCGGCCGCATCCCCGGGCGTCGTCTCGCATCGGGTGCGGATGCCGCGGCGCGATCCCTCCGCGGCTACCGCCGATCGAAGATCGCCCTCGCGCGAACGCGCGCCGTTCGCCGGCTTCGGCGATCCGGAGGCGGGCCGGTCCGTCTGGGAGTTCGCCGAGCGGATCCACGCCGGCTGAATCCCCGCCCGACACGCGGACGCCTCGACTCCCGCGCGCGAGCGGAGGAGAATAGGAGCGGAACCCGGGGAAGGGGGTCCGAGATGGCACGCGCAGTGCGGTTCTCCGAATTCGGCGGCGTCGAAACCCTCGAGGTCGTCGAGGTGCCTGATCCGCAGCCCGGCGAGGGCGAGGCGATCGTCGAGGTCGTCGCGACCGGGTTGAACCCGGTGGAGATGTCGATCCGCTCGGGGGCGCATCCGTCGCGCTGGCCCGTGGAGTTCCCGGCCGCGCAGGGTCGCGACCTCGCCGGCATCGTGCGCGAGGTCGCCGACGACGTCGACCGGTTCGAACCGGGCGACGAAGTGCTCGGCTGGGTGGATCGCGGCGCGCAGGCCACGCTCGTCGCCGTGCCCGTCGGCCAGCTCGTGCCGAAACCGAAGGAGCTCCCGTGGGAGGTCGCCGGTTCCGTCTACGTCGCCGGCACCACGGCGTGGGCGGCGATCGACACGGCCGCTCCGGGCCCGGGCGACACGGTCGTCGTCACGGCCGCCGCCGGCGGCGTCGGCTGCCTGACCGCGCAGCTCGCCCTCGAACGCGGCGCGCGCGTCATCGGTACGAGCGCCGAGGAACGCCTCGACTTCCTGCAGCAGTTCGGCATCGAAGCCCTCGCGTACGGCTCCGACCTCGAGCGGCGGATCCGCGACCTCGCGCCGGGCGGCGTCAGCGCCTTCTTCGACTTCCTCGGCGGGCAGGCCGACATCGCCCTCGGGCTCGGGGTGCCGCCGGCGCGCGTGCTCACCATCACCGACTGGGATGCGGTCGAGGAGCACGGCGTCACCAAGCTCTACGCGGGCGACCGCATCGCGCTCGAACGCGTGACGGCGCGCCTGGCCGCGCACCGGCTGCAGCTGCCGATCGCCGACGTGTTCCCGCTCGACCGCGTGCAGGATGCGTACCGCGCCCTCGAGAAACGCAGCGCCGCCGGCAAGATCGTGCTCGGCATGGACCTCGTCGACTACCCGGGCCAGCGGGTGCAGGGCGTCGACATCAAAGAGCAGGATGCGACCCTCGGAACGCTGACCCCGCACGAACGGCTCCGCAGCGAGGAGGCCGTGCCGGCCGCGATCGGCGACGGCAGCGTCCGCCGCCGCCACCGCGAGGAGCGCGAACGCGACGAGGAGTCCGAGCGCTGA
- the rsmI gene encoding 16S rRNA (cytidine(1402)-2'-O)-methyltransferase, translating to MIILAATPIGNLGDASARLRETLETASTVAAEDTRVAQRLFAGLGIANRPKLIALHEHNERQKAAELAEFARDADLVVLTDAGMPTVSDPGFPLVSAAVDAGVEVTVVPGPSAPVTALAVSGLPSDRFAFEGFLPRKAGDRARRLAGLAADERPLIFFEAPSRLAASLADLATAFGADRRAAVCRELTKLHEEVRRGTLAELAEWAAGGVRGEICIVVHGAPPPVADADAALGRVLELVDGGERLKDAAARVAGDTGLSRRELYEAALAARRER from the coding sequence ATGATCATCCTCGCGGCCACGCCCATCGGAAACCTCGGCGATGCGTCGGCGCGCCTGCGGGAGACGCTCGAGACGGCATCCACCGTCGCCGCCGAAGACACCCGCGTCGCCCAGCGCCTGTTCGCCGGCCTCGGCATCGCCAACCGGCCGAAGCTCATCGCCCTGCACGAGCACAACGAACGGCAGAAGGCGGCCGAGCTCGCCGAGTTCGCCCGCGACGCCGACCTCGTCGTGCTGACGGACGCCGGGATGCCGACGGTCTCCGACCCCGGGTTCCCGCTCGTGTCGGCCGCGGTGGATGCCGGGGTCGAGGTCACCGTGGTGCCGGGCCCGAGCGCGCCGGTGACGGCGCTTGCGGTGTCGGGGCTGCCGAGCGACCGGTTCGCGTTCGAGGGATTCCTGCCGCGCAAGGCCGGGGATCGCGCCCGCCGTCTCGCGGGACTGGCCGCAGACGAGCGCCCCCTCATCTTCTTCGAGGCGCCCTCGCGGCTGGCGGCGAGCCTCGCCGACCTGGCGACCGCGTTCGGCGCGGATCGGCGCGCGGCCGTCTGCCGTGAGCTCACGAAGCTGCACGAGGAGGTGCGGCGCGGCACCCTCGCCGAGCTCGCCGAATGGGCGGCCGGCGGGGTGCGGGGCGAGATCTGCATCGTCGTGCACGGCGCCCCGCCGCCCGTCGCCGACGCCGATGCGGCCCTCGGGCGGGTGCTCGAACTCGTCGACGGCGGCGAACGGCTGAAGGATGCGGCCGCGCGCGTCGCCGGCGACACCGGCCTCAGTCGCCGCGAGCTGTACGAGGCGGCTCTCGCCGCCCGCCGGGAGCGGTAG